From the genome of Temnothorax longispinosus isolate EJ_2023e unplaced genomic scaffold, Tlon_JGU_v1 HiC_scaffold_41, whole genome shotgun sequence, one region includes:
- the Rtnl1 gene encoding reticulon-1-A isoform X8 produces MFIEKMAITKEESALIYWRDPKKSGIMFGTVLGVLLSLAYFSLISVLAYMSLLALSGTILFRIYKTVLQAVQKTSDGHPFKDILDLDLALPAEKVHEVADVAVAHANAAVSELRRLFLVEDFVDSLKFGVLLWCLTYVGSWFNGMTLIIIGVVALFTLPKVYETNQDQIDQNLALVQAKINEITAKVKAAIPLGKKAEPTKEE; encoded by the exons ATGTTCATAGAGAAAATGGCCATCACGAAGGAGGAAT CAGCTCTGATATACTGGCGCGATCCGAAAAAATCGGGGATCATGTTCGGCACAGTACTAGGCGTGCTCTTGTCATTGGCCTATTTCAGTCTGATTAGCGTGCTGGCTTATATGTCACTTCTCGCTCTTAGCGGAACCATTCTTTTCCGTATTTACAAAACTGTTCTTCAAGCAGTTCAAAAAACTTCGGACGGCCATCCATTCAA GGATATTCTTGATCTGGATCTGGCATTACCAGCTGAGAAAGTGCATGAAGTCGCGGATGTTGCGGTTGCACACGCTAATGCTGCCGTTAGCGAGCTGCGTCGACTCTTCCTCGTTGAAGATTTCGTCGACTCTCTCAAGTTTGGCGTTTTGCTATGGTGTCTTACCTACGTGGGTTCTTGGTTTAATGGCATGACTCTCATTATAATTG gaGTGGTTGCTCTCTTCACGCTGCCTAAGGTTTACGAAACAAACCAGGATCAGATCGATCAGAATCTGGCCTTGGTGCAGGCGAAGATCAACGAAATTACCGCCAA AGTAAAAGCGGCAATCCCTCTTGGTAAGAAGGCTGAGCCGACGAAGGAAGAATAA
- the Rtnl1 gene encoding reticulon-1-A isoform X7, with translation MFIEKMAITKEELAALIYWRDPKKSGIMFGTVLGVLLSLAYFSLISVLAYMSLLALSGTILFRIYKTVLQAVQKTSDGHPFKDILDLDLALPAEKVHEVADVAVAHANAAVSELRRLFLVEDFVDSLKFGVLLWCLTYVGSWFNGMTLIIIGVVALFTLPKVYETNQDQIDQNLALVQAKINEITAKVKAAIPLGKKAEPTKEE, from the exons ATGTTCATAGAGAAAATGGCCATCACGAAGGAGGAAT TAGCAGCTCTGATATACTGGCGCGATCCGAAAAAATCGGGGATCATGTTCGGCACAGTACTAGGCGTGCTCTTGTCATTGGCCTATTTCAGTCTGATTAGCGTGCTGGCTTATATGTCACTTCTCGCTCTTAGCGGAACCATTCTTTTCCGTATTTACAAAACTGTTCTTCAAGCAGTTCAAAAAACTTCGGACGGCCATCCATTCAA GGATATTCTTGATCTGGATCTGGCATTACCAGCTGAGAAAGTGCATGAAGTCGCGGATGTTGCGGTTGCACACGCTAATGCTGCCGTTAGCGAGCTGCGTCGACTCTTCCTCGTTGAAGATTTCGTCGACTCTCTCAAGTTTGGCGTTTTGCTATGGTGTCTTACCTACGTGGGTTCTTGGTTTAATGGCATGACTCTCATTATAATTG gaGTGGTTGCTCTCTTCACGCTGCCTAAGGTTTACGAAACAAACCAGGATCAGATCGATCAGAATCTGGCCTTGGTGCAGGCGAAGATCAACGAAATTACCGCCAA AGTAAAAGCGGCAATCCCTCTTGGTAAGAAGGCTGAGCCGACGAAGGAAGAATAA